The genomic window CACAGTGCGTGTGGACTACAACGTCTCTCCGGCGTGGCAGGTCTATGTGTCACGTCAATGGCGCGAAACACAGACGCGCGATGAAGCCGGTTTTGGCTGGTTTTCTCCCCAGCGTGAAGGGCTCTATGTGCAAGGCGCCCTGATTGATGAACAAGATGGATTCGGCTATAGGGTTAATCTGCGCCACCGCCTGATGCCAGGCCTTTATGCAAACCTGAGCGTCACACAGCGTGCATTACCCGAGTTACCCGGTTTCGAACAGGCTGAAGATTCAGATACCTTTGTGTTTCTGGAGCTCAGCGCAGATTTTGGCGTTAGCGGCGGTCGTTTGTATCCCGCCAGGGCGCTAAGCGGTAGTCAGAACCTGCGCGGCAGTCTTTATGGCACCGTGCGGCTGCCGGATGGAAGCCTTGCCCCGATAGATAACTTACGGCTTCTGCTGGATGAACAGCCACGCGATGCAGGCGGTGCGCCTGGCCGCTTCGCCATGGAAAATATCACTCCCGGCACCTATAAGGTGAAGCTGGACCCTTCATCACTGCCAATTGAATACTCACCAAAAGGCGGTGCTTATTGGGTTGAAGTGGAGCAGGGCGCCACCACTGCGCTGAATTTCGAGGTCGCGATTGAATATGGGGTGGCCGGGCAGGTCAGCCTATCAGGTGGTCAAGATGCTCAGGTAATACAGGTCGAACTGGCATCAACCCAGTCCGATTTTTACCGAGCTGCCTGGACAAACCAGTTTGGCTACTACCGTATCGATGGTGTACCACCGGGTGATTACACACTCACTCCGGTAGGGCATGACTCCCCGCAACGCCATGTGAAAGTAGATAATGACTTTGTATTTGGTCAGGATCTTAGCTTTTCTAAACCCGGTCAATAGAGGCAAAATGCACGGCTCAGGAAGGGTTGGCAAAATGCGTCAAGCATCAAGTATGTTCAACGGGGGAACATGAAGCGACTGTTAGGCAACCCGTTAGTGTTAAGATATAACAACGGTGCCGGTGAACAAACAATACAGGGTGGGATGCAAGCCACATGGGTGATTTCGAACTCCATAGCCGTAACCTGGCGCCTGAACATGTGGCTCACAGTCATGAGTTTCACCAGCTGATACTGGCGACCCACGGTACCACCGAGCTTGCCATGGAAGGGCGGGAAGAGCGGGTCACAGCGCGCCGTGGCTGTCTGATTCCGTGTACTCGCCATCATGAATTCCAGGGCGATGGCTGCAACCGTACTCTGGTGCTGGATATTCCGATTACCCATCTGGCGACACTGGAAAAAGGCGACGAGATTGCTCGGCTGTTCGATAAGCCACGCTTTTTCAACGTTCCGACCGGGCTTAACCAGCTCACCCATGCGCTGGCACAGCAGCTGGAGCAGTGCCCCGGGCTGCAAAATGAGATTGCCGTTCTGCTGCTGCGCGCCCTGACCATGTATTTACAGGATGTGCCGCAAGCGTCCGTCAGCCAATTAGGTGCGCCGAGCCGCAAGCTCAAGCTGAGTGGAAGACACTGCATCAGTGAGCGCCTTGATCTGAAACGCCTGGACGACTGGGTCGACCAGCACCTGGTCGATGATATTCGCGTTGAGCAGCTGGCGGCCCTGTGTGCCCTTAGCCCCGGGCATTTTCATGCCTGTTTTCGTGAGCTGACGGGCGTCACGCCGTTGGCCTATGTGCAGCGCCGCCGCCTGGAACATGCGCGCACCCTGGTGCGCCACAGCGCCCTGAGTCTCGGGCATATTGCCATGCTGGTGGGCTTTCGCGATCAGGGCAGTTTCTCGCGGGCCTATCGGCGTTATTATGAGATTGCGCCTTCCTCGGATCGCTGATGGTTCAGTGCTTGCCGTATTGGCCCGTTGGCAGGTATCAGCGGATT from Halomonas sp. CH40 includes these protein-coding regions:
- a CDS encoding AraC family transcriptional regulator, which translates into the protein MGDFELHSRNLAPEHVAHSHEFHQLILATHGTTELAMEGREERVTARRGCLIPCTRHHEFQGDGCNRTLVLDIPITHLATLEKGDEIARLFDKPRFFNVPTGLNQLTHALAQQLEQCPGLQNEIAVLLLRALTMYLQDVPQASVSQLGAPSRKLKLSGRHCISERLDLKRLDDWVDQHLVDDIRVEQLAALCALSPGHFHACFRELTGVTPLAYVQRRRLEHARTLVRHSALSLGHIAMLVGFRDQGSFSRAYRRYYEIAPSSDR